TATGtgttttataaatataactaaaaGAATCAATCCATGTACCTTTTATTGGTTGCAACTCTCTATCAATATGTGTTTTTTCTTAAGCTAAAAGAGTTGACCTCAATCTATTATATGATGGGGGAATATAACCGGGAATGAAATTTTCGGCTAgaaacttagaatatttttaaaataaggagAGTTGGCAAAGTTGAATGATAAACCTGATGCGTAGAACATCCTAGCGGCTAATTTGTCGGCCGTATTCCTCTCATAGATGCCGAATGATTTTCCGATAGCTCCACTGCTCGAACTCTTTcgtttttttgttgaattagaTCAGTCCCCTCCGGAAGTGATATATAATCATCTTTTTTTCTTGCATCATATTGAACATTGGTTCGTTTTCTTTCCGCTTGTTCATGCTCCATCTTCAAAATTGCATATATATCACCATTATTTTCTTTACATATTTGAACACCATGACCCGATAATCTCAAAAGATGTGCTTTCACCCTATTATATGATCCCGTAACTATTTTATTAGAATAGTTACAAGACCATGTCCTATTCCCACCCCCATTTGGAGCCATCGAAATAACTTTAACATGATTCAATAGAAGTTTATCATCAAAATCTATTCTACACTTTTTGTAGgtctcataaatttttttttattttgactaCTTGATGTCATCTTGCTAAAGAAAGGAtgatgcatttttttttttgcttacaataaacttgatgaaaaacaaagaagaaacaatGGTGTTTTTGGTTTTGGGAGGGAAAAGTAGGTGAGgatgactttttttttactagATAATGACtgatgtgatattttttttactccTACTCTACTTACTCGGAAGACTTTTGAGgtttcttttttcatcattcaaGAGGAGTGTATGTATAttgtatacatataattttactattaatatttgaattgtatttatagttctaatagaaaaatttatgttatttaatttttatttttgttgagaacGTTTGGGTattaagtaattttaatatttcttatacttatatttttagtatttcgATAGTTCGAAGCTTGTAGTGatagaaagaataaaaagatCTAATAAGACGAGATCGTTAAAGTGCTTGAATTGATAGGAAGAATTCAGTGATCTAGCAAGACATGAtccttgatatatatatatatatatatatatatatatatatatatatagtattttagTAGTTCGAAGCTTATAATGATAGAAAGAAGCAAAAGATCTAATAAGACGTGATCCTTAAAGCACGTTTATTAATAGAAAGAATTCAGTGATCGCGCACCAAAGTCGTGTCGAGACGGGTTCGCCTGCAAAAATGAAGAGTCCGCCCAACTTAGGTACACACCCTTTAATTCCAATTCAGAGACCAGTTATGTAAATAGCTAGGAAAATTATGaactttcttcaaattttagttGTGACGGTAGGGTACTAAGGTCTCCTCAATCTCTCAAGCAGTTTGATTTCACATCCATAAAGTTATTGAACACGATGTTCTTCCAATTAGTATAAATTCATGGCTGATACAATAAGTGGTTCTTAGAGATAATTCTGGTTTAACAAGGTTGACACCATAAGTAGTTCTCAGGTGTAATTCTGGTCAAACAGAAAGCATGAGAAACCCATCCATTGTTGCTGCTTTATGCAAGAGTTCATATGGAATCAGCACTCACAGAGGTTACATGATATTCTTTCAGGATTTCGAAAGTAGATAGTAGCATTTATGGATTGGCAGTTTCATTCAAAATTAACAACCGGTAAAGCTCAAAAATGTCTACAGAATGATATACTCCTAGTTATTGGATCACTTCTTATTAGatcttttgattctttaatcattaTAAGCTTCGAACTActaaaatactatatatatatatatatatatatagatcatCAAGGATCATCTCTCGCTAGATCACTGAATTCTTCCTATCAATTCAAGCACTTTAAACGATCTCGTCTTATTAGatctttttattctttctatCACTACAAGCTTTGAACTATcgaaatactaaaaatataagtgtaagaaatattaaaattacttaattCTTAGATAAAAACATTATACCGAACgttctcaacaaaaataaaaattagataacataaatttttctattagaactataaaaacaattcaaatattaatagtaaaattatatgtatacatCCTTATCCCGACACCTTGTTGTGAGACAATACAGTTGATTGATTGCAATAGAATTGGGTTGCTGAGATAGTAGATAAGAATTTGGTGTTTTGACAATGTATTTGtaaattaaagataattttttattttatttgtgatgtTATGTTGCTTCAACCAatttcattttaactttaaatatcCACTACATGGTCAAATGCTGCTGCATAAGGGTGGTTTGTAGCAAAAAATGAGTCATTTGCAGAATTAAGCGTCGTCTCCCTCCCGTTTAAATGTTACCCTTTTGGTTTCAAACTTAATTTTGTTGTCCTTTTGGAAATCtcactcaattttttttgctcCGGACTCCTTTATTTATATACCCAATCATAGCTGGCTACATCAAAATCTGTTACGTTCTGCAGAAGAAttatttgtcttcttactctgctatgtagaaataaattgtttttttttgtatctcAAACTGTAGTTGGTGTCATCTGAATTACATTTACAAGTCAATCATCCTATTCTGCATCAGTTATTTGTCTATTCTCTGAGTTTTGGGCATCACATGTGTTCATATGTATCTtattttctcctccttttcaaAGTTGAGTTGATTGTTACTACAAGTAGGAAAAGTAATATAGTGGTGAACAGAGATCCAATAACTAGGAGTATATCATTCTGTAGACATTTTTGAGCTTTACCAGTTGTTAATTTTGAATGAGACTGCCAATCCATAAATGTTGCTATCTACTTTCGAAATCATGAAAGAATATCATGTAACCTTTGTGAGTACTGATTCCATATGAACTCTTgcataaaacaacaataatggATGGGTTTCTCATGCTTTCTGTTTGACCAGAATTACACCTGAGAACTACTTATGGTGTCAACCTTGTTAAACCAGAATTATCTCTAAGAACCACTTATCGTATCAGCCATGAATTTATACTAATTGGAAGAACATAGTGTTCAATAACTTTATGGATGTGAAATCAAACTGCTTGAGAGATTGAGGAGACCTTAGTACCCTACCGTCACaactaaaatttaaagaaaattcataattttccTAGCTATTTACATAATTGGTCTCTGAATTGGAATTAAAGTGTGTGTACCTAAGTTGCGCGGACTCTTCATTTTTGCAGGTGAACCTGTCTCGACACAACTCTGGTGCACGATCACTGAATTCTTTCTATTAATAAACGTGCTTTGAGGATCACGTCTTATTAGATCTTTTGATTCTTTCTATCATTATAAGTTTCGAACTATcgaaatactaaaaatataagtataagaaatattaaaattacttaattcttaaaaaaaagcaTTATACCCAAACgttctcaacaaaaataaaaattagataacataaatttttctattagaactataaaaacaattcaaatattaatagtaaaattatatgtatacaaTATACATACACTCCTCttgaatgatgaaaaaagaaacCTCAAAAGTCTTCCGAGTAAGTAGAGTAggagtaaaaaaaatatcacatcaaGGATCATGTCTCGCTAGATCACTGAATTCTTCCTATCAATTCAAGCACTTTAACGATCTCGTCTTATTAGatctttttattctttctatCACTACAAGTTTCGAactattgaaatattaaaaatataagtataagaaatattaaaattacttaattCTTAAATAAAAGCATTATACCCAAACtttctcaacaaaaataaaaattagataatataaatttttctattagaactataaaaacaattcaaatattaatagtaaaattatatgtatacaaTATACATACACTCCTCttgaatgatgaaaaaagaaacCTCAAAAGTCTTCCGAGTAAGTAGAGTAggagtaaaaaaaatatcacatcaaGGATCATGTCTCGCTAGATCACTGAATTCTTCCTATCAATTCAAGCACTTTAACGATCTCGTCTTATTAGatctttttattctttctatCACTACAAGTTTCGAactattgaaatattaaaaatataagtataagaaatattaaaattacttaattCTTAAATAAAAGCATTATACCCAAACtttctcaacaaaaataaaaattagataatataaatttttctattagaactataaaaacaattcaaatattaatagtaaaattatatgtatacaaTATACATACACTCCTCttgaatgatgaaaaaagaaacCTCAAAAGTCTTCCGAGTAAGTAGAGTAggagtaaaaaaaatatcacatcaaTCATTATCtagtcaaaaaaaaatcatcctcACCTACTTTTCCCTCCCAAAACCAAAAACACCattgtttcttctttgtttttcattCAAGTTTATtgtaagcaaaaaaaaaaaaaaaaactcatcatCCTTTCTTTAGCAAGATGACATCAAgtagtcaaaaaataaaaatttaatagacCTACAAAAAGTCTAGGAATAGATTTTGATGATAAACCTCATGGAATCATGTTAAAGTTATTTCGATGGCTCCAAATGGGGGTGGGAATAGGACATGGTCTTGTAACTATTCTAATAAAATAGTTACGGGATCATATAATAGGGTGAAAGCACATCTTTTGAGATTATCGGGTCATGGTGTTCAAATATGTAAAGAAAATAATGGTGATATATATGCAATTTTGAAGATGGAGCATGAACAAGCGGAAAGAAAACGAACCAATGTTCAATATGATGCAAGAAAAAAAGATGATTATATATCACTTCCGGAGGGGACTGAtctaattcaacaaaaaaacgAAAGAGTTTCGAGTAGTGGAGCTATCGAAAAATCATTCGGCATCTATGAGAGGAATACGGTCGACAAATTAGCCGCTAGGATGTTCTATGCATCAGGTTTATCATTCAACTTTGCCAACTctccttattttaaaaaatattctatgtTTGTAGCCGAAAATTTCATTCCCGGTTATATTCCCCCATCATATAATAGATTGAGGTCAACTCTTTTAGCTTAAGAAAAAACACATATTGATAGAAAGTTTGCAACCAATAAAAGGTACATGGAAAAAGAAAGGATTGACGATTTGTTCGGATGGATGGTCCGATACTAAAAAACGACCTTTGATCAATATAATGACATCATCTAGTGGAGACTCAATGTTTTTGAATTCAATCAATTCTAGTGGAATCGTAAAAGATGGTGAATATATTGCTAACTTATTTATTGAAGCAATAGAAAATGTAGGTTCAAACAATGTTGTTCAAGTTATTACGCATAATGCAAGTAATATGAAACTTGCCGGTACTATAGTGGAGCAAAAATATCCTCATATATTTTGGTCTCCTTGCGTTGTTCATTGTTTGAATCTAGCTTTGTAAAGTATGTGCCAACCTTCGGACAAATCACCTCACTTTACTAATTGTAAATGGATTTTAGAGTTACTTAGTGAAGTGAGcgatttaaaaaattttgttgtGAACCATGACATGACACATGcactttttcaaaaacattcGAATTTGTGTTTGTTGAAGGTTGGTGAAACAAGATTTGCCTCAAACATCATTATGACCACCCGAATTGGCAAAGTAAAATCTTCTTTGGAGAAAATGGTCATGGATGATGAATGGAAGAATTATAAGGGGGATAAGGGAAATGAAGCCAAGACACGTGAAATAAAATCGTATTGACTATTTCTTGAAATTTACGGAACCAATTGTTGATATGCTAAGAAGTGTCGATATTGATGGTCCAAAATTACATCTCATTTATGATATGTGGGACTCAATGATTGAGAAAGTCATCTTTGAGCATGAGGGAAAAGATCTCATTTCCGgtcaatcaaatttttttgatactATTCATGATATTCTTGTGGCTAGGTGGAACAAAAGTAACACACCTCTACATTGTATGGCACATTCTTTGGTTCCCAAATATTATCATGATCATGGCTTGAAGGAGAGAATGGAATTCGAAAGCTAGCTCCCAATGAAGATAGtgaaatttcatattcaaagGTACTTTAAAAATTCTAATGAAATGAAACAAGCCTCATTGGAGTATGGATTCTTTTGTAGCGGAAATGGCTATTTTAGTGAGCCTTATGTGATTGACGCTATGATGTATGAAGATTCTCTTTCTTGGTGGGCAAATCATGGGGTCTCGGCTCCGCTTTTGCAACAATTAGCTTACAAGTTGCTTACTCAACCGGCTTCTTCCTCTTGTTGTGAAAGAAATTGGAGTACATTTTCTTTGATTCACAATATCAAGAGAAACAAGTTAGCAACTTCAAGAGCCGAAGATTTAGTGTTTGTACATTATAATCTCCGATTGTTGTCTCGCAAGAAAGAGAAATATATAAATGGGCCAAGCAAATATTGGGATGTTGGTATGTctatattttcttcaattatttagtttaaatggttttcttttctttttatacaaGATCTtctaatatatttattcttttaaatttattttaggtgGAGATCGGTTTGATATTGATGAGACAACTAATGATCTAACCGAGCTTTCAATAGATGACCCTCAAATTGAAGGTCTAATATTTGAGGAAGAGTTTGAAGATTTGGAAGATGTTGAAGAAGATGTGGAAGAGATAGCTAACTTAACTAAATAACTTGATAATTGACaatattttgttgttatgtTAATTTTAAGTTATGAATTAAGTTGAGACAATCTCTTGTTTTTTGTTCAATAGTATGTTTTACACTTTTACTTGGTGTATTGAATATTGATTAGTAATTATGAATATCTAAATTGTGGATAAATATCTTTGTGTATCTCTTGAATTTTAATAATTGTAGTGTTTTCTTCACTTTTCACTTTGTTTCAACTTTCAAGAGTTATTACTATCCACGTTCTAAGGTTAGTTCTTCTTTCCAATTTTTATTGATCcttttagttatatttattCTGTTGTGATTTGTAAATGCTTTTAATGtttagtttctattttgttgtGTCTTTGTAGGAAGAATAGAAGAGTAATCTCTTCTTGAAGAACGAAAGATAGAATTACAAAATACATGTAAGTTTATCAcaatatatttctcaaatttagAATATCTTcataactatatttttataagggaaaaaggtctgatatactcctcaactttgtcatttagagctgatatatcccttgttatgaaaatgactcatatatacccctaattgtaaacaaatggctcacatatttCCTTTTCCTcttaacggaaatgaaaaaaaattattttaatctaaatttttcttatttttttctaaaaaatataatcctatgagtaaatttaatcctcgtcaaacatatatttttttgacttttttttgtttcaatgactaatttataattattattttgataatcaaatttatttatgtttcactaatattcttgtaaaacttatactagatgaccaaattttttcttcgaatacgaaattaaattacaatacacacaaaaaactagtttaaaatagtttaatttttttttctttaaactaaggaatgtaagaaaaaaacaaaataagaataagaaactcaaataattataatataagaagtaaaaaattaatttatgtatgaaaaaaaattaaatatacattgaacattgatagaagaatcatatatacccctaaataactttttttaaaaaaaattagaagtaataaatataaatttaaagctaattttttaacttctgttatatgaagggtatatgtgagcagCCGTTTGTATagcggtaagggcatatatgagctacttttataacgagggatatatcagctctaaatgacaaagttgaggggtatatcagacccttttccctttttataatattgaaatttttagCCGTATCTCCGCACCCGTATCCATACTCAGATTCACACCCACGAATCTTAAAATTTGGATTTCGCCGAATTCGACTCTCGGATTCGCATCCGTCTCGGATACCCGCACccgagtccgagcaacttaggtGTGTACCATAGCTCTACATAGTTCATAAACTATTCTGAAACACTTGTTCTCCGGACTTTGAAAACCAGTACTTAATGGCTTAAACTTTATCTCATCACTTACATTCAAGAATATCTAGGGTTGATGAGGAAGTACATAAACTATTTCAACAAAGTTCTGCAATATATTCTATGTGgattttgaaataaaacatgTAATGAGCTTAATGGTTTTCTGCTGTCTACTTTGTGCTAAATAATATTATGTCTGGTCTCTTTCTGTCTTAACGTGTTTCTGGCTTACATGTTGATCATGTTTTCCTTCTGTTTAACTCCACTTTGTTTCTTCTTGTGGGCTAGTTCTATTCTATTACTGTCTTCTCTTGTGATTTCTCGTGCTTCTGTTTTGGCGTTAATTATGCTTCCACTAGATCTTCGAGAGGACACGCAATTCTTTTTAGACCATCCTGGTGCCGTACCTATTAGCACGGCTTAGGTATATCAACTTCTAACATATTTCAGCAGTAGCAGCGAATTTTCTTAGACCAGATTTATTAGGTTTGAGGGGGCTAGTCTTCTGTCTGTATATCATTTCCTCCATACTTGTAAAGGGTGAAGAGCTCAAAAAGTCTATTGGTGCTGCAGCTTACATTGAATGTAGTGAAAAATGCAGCAGGTAATATCCAATTGAAATAAAGATTACATGGTCACGCTATAAGTCACCTCGTTTCATACTTGTTTTGCAAAAGAAAACTGCAGAATGTGAAGGCTGTTTCTGATGCGACTATTAGGGTGGTTCTACAACCACCCAGAAAGCCTGCTCTATTTTGTGATTTCTCTAGAAGAGTGGCTATGTAAAGGAGATAAAGACTATTGTCAGGGTACTTCCTACTTCAAGTAGTGCAGCAAATTTGTTTACTGATTGGCAGTCCTGACCAAGTACACTAGAAAAGTGTCAACCTGGCTCGAGATCGAGACTTGGTCTGGGTTCAAAAGTGCTCTTGTTGTCTCTTCCTGAGTTAAATCTATATGATCTGTGTAACATTTGTAAGATGATTATTACTGTTCTGGTATCTGTTGTAAGCCATTCAACATACTAATTTAGATTTTGCAAGAGTTTGGATGTGCTATTGTCATTGTGTTGAATAATTAAGAAGTTGTAATGTATGTTTCATGTATATATTGAATAGTTTCTGGTTTCTTTATTGGGAGAAAGGCTTATGCAAGTGTTCCAAAACTTAATGCCTCAAGATGGGAGTTAAAATTTTTCttaacttttggcttatttTTATCGTTTTAGCTTAATTTTAACTTGCACATACTCGAAAAATATGTAAAAGCTATTGCATTTTGATTTAAGAACtcttaaaataattcaattcatATTGGCTCTTAGTATGTTGGGCTTAGTAACAATGTTTGACCTAGTTTCGAAGTGCATTTTTAAGTACAATAGAaagtgtttgaaaaaaaataacctACTTTGAGTTAGTAAACAAACGTAGTTTTTCTGCTATAAAGAGTCTGTTTGAATTAGAGGATTATAACCtcgtttattttattaaagttaaaatatttgaatgtgaATGTGTAAAACATAGTTCTTAAATATCAACTCTAAATGATtaaaactatttcttttttaacatttgaaaatgaataatttatttatttgtaaacatgataaattaagaaaatataaatttaataaataaaatatttatgttcacTAATTATGGTGAAGATGATTTGTAGTGGTGATAATGGTAATAGTTGGCGCTAGTGACTAGTTATGGTGGTGATGATTGTTGATGGATGGTATTGTAATGACAGACATGATGATGACGGTTGGTGACGGTGATGGTGAAGTTGGTTGTTACTAGTAGTTGGCGGTGTTAATGGTGATGACTGAAGATTGTATGGTGGTTGGCGATGTATCCTTTGTGATAGTAAAGGTGGTTGATAGTAGAGATTGACAACAATGGTTGATAGTAATTGTGAtaatactgaataataatattaatgatgaaaGTGATAGGTGCGGTAGTAACTTACAAGATTGAAacgtcttatttattttttaaaattttgtttaagtcaaactaggtcatatAAAATTTCACACTTAACAAAGATAATAGACATGATAAGGCTCAATAACTATAGTTTCGGTAATTGCGCTCCATACCTATACTTCTCTTTACTATGGAAGTTGCAGTTTGTATATTTTGCTTATCCGTTTTGAATATTTCGCTTACAAATATACAAACATGGTAAGTATATTCAAATAGAGGTCGCGTTTGTATATTTCGCTGGCAAATATACAAACAGGGTAAGCATATACAATGGATGATGAAGTTTGTATAGCTTGCTTGTCTAATTGCGAATTATAACCACAAAGTAAGTATATGTAAATTCTATATTTATAGTAAGATTTTCTTCAAaactttgtttttatatttcacTTGCCAATATATAAGCATAGTAATTTATTATGAActttttgtaaattatatacaaatagcTAGGGTTGTAGGCATgtagaaattttgaatttaaataattagaaatcaaattatacaaattctgaatttatacaataaaaaattgaattatacaaattttaaattttatttgtcattgtcacgtaatttttcctttaataaatCCACACGTTAACTATGAGAGGTCTTAATTACCCTCTCACACCTGAGTAATATGGCACATGACGTTAAAAAATTACTCCATCTAATATAATATgactcactttttttttttttaattcaatcaaagaaataacatattttgatatttaatttctttttttttttaaaaaaaaaaacagaatatcaatttccttaatttttctTAGTATCAATTCGGACTCCATAAACATAGTAAGTACCGACTCCTGCCCTGTCCTGTGTGATTTTTGTAATCTCTGATATACTCTTTTTCCGCCATTGAAGTTGACGAACCATCCCCTTTTTTCTCACCCTAAAAAATCAGTCAGTACGATTTCTCCCAAGCACAAGTCCTCCATTGTAAGTATCTTTAAGTTTACTCTGTTTTCACTTTTTCTGATAAATTTAGCTCTTCCCATTTCATTTTTTCCCTTATCTGTAGAAAATTCTGTATTTTCTTCTACTGGTGCATTGCATACACATAGCGGAAACTTAGTGCACAGATAGCTTATACGGTGTGGGATTGTTGTTGATGCGAGGGGGGAGACTCTGTGTTTGTCAACTTTATTCGTAACGAGAATTATTCTAAATTTACGTTGAAGCAACGAAAGATCAGATACGTCATTGAAGTAAGTGAAATTGAGCAGATATATATGCCTGAATGATATTCAATTAAATCCGACGTAATAACAAAGTTGATTGCTATTATTTTGGAAAATTATTGAGCCAAAAGCAGTGGAATTAGCATGCTATTGCTAAGGATGGATCCTCCTTCGTAATGGAGGGAAGCTGTGTAGTTTAAGCTGTCTGAACTTGAACTcggtaaaaatatttgttagattTTTGGTTATGAAAAACTCAATTTTGCTAGTAAAGGATATTTATCCTACTCTTTTGTTGTTAATGTTTCCAATTCTAGAAGTCGAAGGTCTATCTGAAACAAACTTTCTACCTCTGAGAGTTAGCTATAAAATCTGCATACATCCTATCCTCCTCAGACCCCACCTGTGGAatgatatgttgttgttattcttGCTATTTGTTTATCTGACTTATTCTTCTCTTATAGACTGGATTGCCAAGTACCATCTCAATAGTAGTCTATTAAATGCTTGTTGTTTACCTGCAGGCTCGATTTCTACAATGGACGACATGGAGCTAGAATTCTCTAGCCAACAAGTGTTGTCAAGTTCTACTTTTGGTGAAATTCCAGAATCAAGCCCCATGAACAAGCGTTTCAATGAAATTCTCACTGACGTGCATGCTTGTATTCATGCCCACACTTGCAATCCACCTGGTCCTGAtaactcacacacacacacatgttaCCATGTTCACACCAAGGTTGTTACGCCCCCACGTGATGATACTACTGCAGAGTCGACAGCAGCAAATGTAGGAAAGAAACGCTCATTGAGTAATAAGGAAGCAGTTCGCAAGTACTGTGAGAAGAAAAAGGCTCGGGTTGCATCATTAGAGGAAGAGGTGGTCAGGCTAAGGGATATAAATCAGCAATTGTTGAACAGGCTGCAGGGTCAAGCTGTCTTGGAGGCTGAGGTTTCCAGGCTCAAGTGCTTGCTTGTGGACATCCGAGGAAGGATTGCAGGTGAAATTGGATCATTTCCGTATCACAAGCCAATGGAGGGTGCAGACGTATATCAGAACCTTCGTGGAACTTATGTTATGAACCCTTGCAACCTACAATGTGATGATCAGGTTTATTGCCTCCAACCGAACTCG
The sequence above is a segment of the Solanum lycopersicum chromosome 10, SLM_r2.1 genome. Coding sequences within it:
- the LOC104649609 gene encoding basic leucine zipper 23-like, with product MDDMELEFSSQQVLSSSTFGEIPESSPMNKRFNEILTDVHACIHAHTCNPPGPDNSHTHTCYHVHTKVVTPPRDDTTAESTAANVGKKRSLSNKEAVRKYCEKKKARVASLEEEVVRLRDINQQLLNRLQGQAVLEAEVSRLKCLLVDIRGRIAGEIGSFPYHKPMEGADVYQNLRGTYVMNPCNLQCDDQVYCLQPNSEESNGQGLNSCGFETLQCSSSQGLKEVPGCALGFGTPTANASRGNKKKRTGGKRAHNGKPVNC